A single window of Pseudoduganella plicata DNA harbors:
- the gcvT gene encoding glycine cleavage system aminomethyltransferase GcvT, with amino-acid sequence MTLKATPLNNAHRALGARMVDFGGWDMPVNYGSQIEEHHAVRTDVGMFDVAHMCVVDIRGADVRAFLRRLLANNVDKLQASGKALYSCMLNPEGGVIDDLIVYFISEDWFRLVVNAGTAEKDVAWMNAQNHAWGTNLTITQRRDGADAMALIAVQGPNARAKVWVVIPQAKDATLDMKPFNVALVPGTAFGEAMIARTGYTGEDGFEIGVAATQAEALWNALAAAGVKPAGLGARDTLRLEAGMNLYGQDMDESVNPLDAGLAWTIDLVSERDFIGKAALQAKGQNAQFVGLILREKGGVLRAHQKVIAANGDTGEITSGTFSPTMQQAIALARVPTGVQVGDTVHVEIRDKKLAATVVKLPFVRNGKILAA; translated from the coding sequence ATGACGCTCAAAGCAACTCCACTCAACAACGCCCACCGCGCCCTTGGCGCCCGCATGGTCGATTTCGGCGGCTGGGACATGCCCGTCAACTACGGTTCGCAGATCGAGGAACACCATGCCGTCCGAACGGACGTCGGCATGTTCGACGTGGCCCACATGTGCGTTGTCGACATCCGGGGCGCGGACGTGCGCGCCTTCCTGCGCCGCCTGCTGGCCAATAACGTCGACAAGCTGCAGGCGTCCGGCAAGGCCCTGTACTCGTGCATGCTCAATCCCGAAGGCGGCGTCATCGACGACCTGATCGTGTATTTCATTTCCGAAGACTGGTTCCGTCTCGTCGTCAACGCCGGTACGGCCGAGAAGGACGTGGCCTGGATGAACGCGCAGAACCACGCCTGGGGTACGAACCTGACGATCACGCAGCGCCGCGACGGCGCCGATGCCATGGCGCTGATTGCCGTGCAGGGTCCGAACGCCCGCGCGAAAGTATGGGTAGTGATCCCGCAGGCGAAAGACGCCACGCTTGACATGAAGCCGTTCAACGTGGCGCTGGTGCCGGGCACCGCATTTGGCGAGGCGATGATCGCGCGCACCGGCTATACGGGCGAGGACGGCTTTGAAATCGGCGTCGCCGCGACGCAGGCCGAAGCGCTGTGGAACGCGCTGGCCGCCGCAGGCGTCAAGCCGGCCGGCCTGGGCGCGCGCGATACGCTGCGCCTGGAAGCGGGCATGAACCTGTACGGCCAGGACATGGACGAATCGGTCAACCCGCTGGACGCGGGCCTGGCCTGGACCATCGACCTGGTCAGCGAGCGCGATTTCATCGGCAAGGCCGCGCTGCAGGCCAAGGGCCAGAACGCCCAGTTCGTGGGCCTGATCCTGCGCGAAAAAGGCGGCGTGCTGCGCGCGCACCAGAAAGTCATCGCCGCCAATGGCGATACCGGCGAGATCACGTCCGGCACGTTCAGCCCGACAATGCAGCAGGCCATCGCACTGGCGCGTGTGCCAACCGGTGTGCAGGTTGGCGATACCGTCCATGTCGAGATCCGCGACAAGAAGCTGGCGGCCACTGTCGTGAAGCTGCCTTTCGTCCGTAACGGTAAAATCCTCGCTGCGTAA
- the gcvH gene encoding glycine cleavage system protein GcvH has protein sequence MSNIPAELKYTESHEWVRLESDGTVTVGITEFAQDALGDIVFVELPKVGTSFTAGDDAAVVESVKAASDIYSPLSGDITEVNEAVAGAPESINANAYDAWLFKLKPADVSQLDGLLDAAAYGKTTAA, from the coding sequence ATGAGCAATATTCCTGCAGAGCTGAAGTACACCGAGTCCCACGAGTGGGTACGCCTGGAGTCCGACGGCACCGTCACGGTCGGCATCACCGAATTCGCGCAGGATGCGCTGGGCGACATCGTGTTCGTCGAACTGCCGAAGGTCGGCACCAGCTTCACCGCCGGCGACGATGCCGCCGTGGTGGAGTCGGTCAAGGCCGCCTCGGACATCTACTCGCCGCTGTCGGGCGACATCACCGAAGTGAACGAAGCCGTCGCCGGTGCGCCGGAATCGATCAACGCCAACGCGTACGACGCCTGGCTGTTCAAGCTGAAACCTGCCGACGTGTCGCAGCTGGACGGCCTGCTGGACGCAGCCGCCTACGGCAAGACCACCGCCGCCTAA
- the gcvP gene encoding aminomethyl-transferring glycine dehydrogenase: MTRTSLTQLEARDAFIARHIGPDTAEQQSMLDTLGYASRAALIDAIVPAHIRNKSALPLGQFFEPKPEQEALAVLKGLAKKNRVLASLIGQGYYGTYTPGVVLRNIFENPAWYTAYTPYQPEISQGRLEAILNFQQAIADLTGMGIANASMLDEGTSAAEAMTLILRVGKSKSKAFYVANDVLPQTLEVVRTRAEPLGIEVKTFDPAELAGVTDAFGVLLQYPGVDGAVRDYRADVEKVKANGTMVVVAADLLALTLLSPPGEWGADVVVGNSQRFGVPLGFGGPHAGYMATRDDYKRSMPGRLVGVTVDQQGNTAYRLALQTREQHIRREKATSNICTAQVLLAVIASMYAVYHGPQGLKNIAQRVHRYTGVLAGYLRTLGYTLTSESFFDTLTIRTDRAEALHAAAVANGINLRKIDAQHVGVSLDETTDRNTLAALWNVFAEGKEAPDFAAVEASVEQAFPESLARTSEYLTHPVFNRYHSETEMLRYLRSLADKDLALDRTMIPLGSCTMKLNATSEMIPVTWPEFSNIHPFAPDDQTVGYREMIGQLEDMLCAVTGYAAVSLQPNAGSQGEYAGLLVIQKYHQSRGEGHRNICLIPSSAHGTNPASASMVNMQVVVTACDENGNVDLADLKAKAEQHSKNLACVMVTYPSTHGVFEEGIKELCDIVHSHGGQVYIDGANMNALVGVAAPGSFGGDVSHLNLHKTFCIPHGGGGPGVGPIGVGAHLAEFLPNQRSTGYARNENGIGAVSAAAFGSASILPISWMYIAMMGGEGLTAATEVAILNANYIARRLAPHYPVLYSGHDGLVAHECILDLRPLTDATGISNEDVAKRLMDFGFHAPTMSFPVPGTLMIEPTESESKAELDRFIDAMIAIRGEIAKVESGEFDKANNPLKFAPHTAEVLTSDNWDRKYSRETAAYPLPSLRKNKYWPTVGRADNVYGDRNLMCGCAPISAYE, from the coding sequence ATGACCCGCACCAGCCTGACCCAACTCGAAGCCCGCGATGCGTTCATCGCCCGCCATATCGGCCCGGACACCGCCGAACAACAGTCGATGCTCGACACGCTGGGCTACGCCTCGCGCGCCGCGCTGATCGACGCCATCGTCCCGGCGCACATCCGCAACAAGAGCGCCCTGCCCCTCGGCCAGTTCTTCGAGCCGAAGCCGGAACAGGAAGCGCTGGCCGTGCTGAAGGGTCTGGCGAAGAAGAACCGGGTGCTGGCCTCCCTGATCGGCCAGGGTTACTACGGCACGTATACGCCCGGCGTCGTGCTGCGCAATATCTTTGAAAACCCGGCCTGGTACACGGCGTACACGCCATACCAGCCGGAGATCTCGCAGGGCCGCCTGGAGGCAATCCTGAACTTCCAGCAGGCCATCGCGGACCTGACGGGCATGGGCATCGCCAACGCTTCCATGCTGGACGAAGGCACGTCCGCGGCCGAAGCGATGACGCTCATCCTGCGCGTCGGCAAATCGAAATCGAAAGCCTTCTACGTCGCCAACGACGTGCTGCCGCAGACGCTGGAAGTGGTGCGCACGCGCGCCGAGCCGCTGGGCATCGAGGTGAAGACGTTCGATCCGGCCGAACTTGCCGGCGTGACGGACGCCTTCGGCGTGCTGCTGCAATACCCTGGCGTCGATGGCGCCGTGCGCGACTACCGCGCCGATGTCGAAAAGGTCAAGGCCAACGGCACGATGGTGGTCGTGGCGGCCGACCTGCTGGCGCTGACCCTCCTGAGCCCTCCGGGCGAATGGGGCGCGGACGTCGTCGTCGGCAACAGCCAGCGCTTTGGCGTGCCGCTCGGTTTCGGCGGCCCGCACGCCGGCTACATGGCCACGCGCGACGACTACAAGCGCTCGATGCCGGGCCGCCTCGTTGGCGTCACCGTCGACCAGCAGGGCAACACGGCCTACCGCCTGGCACTGCAGACGCGCGAACAGCACATCCGCCGCGAAAAAGCCACGTCCAACATCTGCACCGCGCAGGTGCTGCTGGCCGTGATCGCGTCGATGTACGCCGTCTACCACGGCCCGCAAGGCCTGAAGAATATCGCCCAACGCGTGCACCGCTATACGGGCGTGCTGGCCGGCTACCTGCGTACGCTGGGCTACACGCTGACCAGCGAGTCGTTCTTCGATACGCTGACGATCCGCACCGACCGCGCCGAAGCGCTGCATGCGGCCGCCGTCGCGAACGGCATCAACCTGCGCAAGATCGATGCGCAGCACGTGGGCGTGTCGCTGGACGAAACCACCGACCGCAACACGCTGGCCGCGCTGTGGAACGTGTTCGCGGAAGGCAAGGAAGCGCCGGACTTCGCCGCCGTCGAAGCCAGTGTCGAACAGGCCTTCCCTGAATCGCTGGCCCGTACCAGCGAGTACCTGACGCACCCCGTCTTCAACCGCTATCACAGCGAAACGGAAATGCTGCGCTATCTGCGCAGCCTGGCCGACAAGGACCTGGCGCTGGACCGCACGATGATCCCGCTGGGCTCCTGCACGATGAAGCTGAACGCCACCAGCGAAATGATCCCGGTGACGTGGCCCGAGTTCTCGAACATTCACCCATTTGCCCCGGACGACCAGACCGTCGGCTACCGCGAAATGATCGGCCAGCTGGAAGACATGCTGTGTGCGGTCACGGGTTATGCGGCCGTTTCGCTGCAGCCGAACGCCGGCTCGCAGGGCGAATATGCCGGCCTGCTGGTGATCCAGAAGTACCACCAGTCGCGCGGCGAAGGCCATCGCAACATCTGCCTGATCCCGTCGTCGGCGCACGGCACTAATCCGGCATCGGCATCGATGGTCAACATGCAGGTCGTGGTGACCGCCTGCGACGAGAATGGCAACGTCGACCTGGCCGACCTGAAGGCCAAGGCCGAGCAGCACAGCAAGAACCTGGCGTGCGTGATGGTCACGTACCCGTCCACGCACGGCGTGTTCGAGGAAGGCATCAAGGAACTGTGCGACATCGTGCATTCGCACGGCGGCCAGGTCTACATCGACGGCGCCAACATGAACGCGCTGGTCGGCGTGGCCGCGCCGGGTTCGTTCGGCGGCGACGTCTCGCACCTGAACCTGCACAAGACGTTCTGCATCCCGCACGGCGGCGGCGGCCCCGGCGTCGGTCCGATCGGCGTGGGCGCGCACCTGGCCGAGTTCCTGCCGAACCAGCGTTCCACGGGCTACGCCCGCAACGAGAACGGCATCGGCGCCGTCTCGGCCGCAGCCTTCGGCTCGGCCTCGATCCTGCCGATTTCGTGGATGTACATCGCCATGATGGGCGGCGAGGGCCTGACGGCCGCGACGGAAGTGGCGATCCTGAACGCCAACTACATCGCCCGTCGCCTGGCGCCGCACTACCCGGTGCTGTACTCCGGCCACGACGGCCTGGTCGCGCACGAGTGCATCTTGGACCTGCGTCCGCTGACGGATGCCACCGGCATCAGCAACGAGGACGTGGCCAAGCGCCTGATGGACTTCGGCTTCCACGCGCCGACGATGAGCTTCCCGGTGCCCGGCACCCTGATGATCGAGCCGACCGAGTCGGAATCGAAGGCGGAGCTGGATCGCTTCATCGATGCGATGATCGCCATCCGAGGCGAGATCGCCAAGGTGGAAAGCGGCGAGTTCGACAAGGCCAACAACCCGCTCAAGTTCGCGCCGCACACGGCCGAAGTGCTTACGTCCGACAACTGGGACCGCAAGTACAGCCGCGAAACGGCCGCCTACCCGCTGCCGTCGCTGCGCAAGAACAAGTACTGGCCGACCGTCGGCCGCGCCGACAACGTCTACGGCGACCGTAACCTGATGTGCGGCTGCGCACCGATCAGCGCTTACGAGTAA
- a CDS encoding nSTAND1 domain-containing NTPase, with amino-acid sequence MGTMDGRGFRFGDWQVDVGGNSLSHGDASATLEPRAMDVLRYLCRHPGAVIPAEELLQTCWGTAELGDNPVHKAIAQLRRALGDSSTAPRYIETVRKRGYRAIAAVVELDDGAGQWQGGSPFRGLEAFQESHAAIFFGRVQATHRLRETVLRQVADGCPMALVLGPSGSGKTSLVRAGLLPSLVSDPVAPSCVLHMDCADLAGSDLFGALAAVLVDAECDEHRLFEGSSADALGRRLRDEPDAVAATLGTGASIRIAIFVDRLEAIFRAPATTDADRARFVGLLQILARAGTLVILACRNDFYPALIALPELMALKSRGGHFDIEPPDGADIAQMVRQPARAAQLTFEHDAATGASLDDVLCDAARASPDALPLLQYCLDELYRQRSDDGTLRFDVFRKLGGIEGALGVRAEQIVAALPAAQQAALPHVLSLLVNIGEEQNAVTARRPAWSALTHEAQRELVRALVEARLFVSELTGEVPTFGVAHEALLRRWPRVVEWVERHRQSLQIRTRVAAQAERWAAAGRPRDLLLPAGMQTNQARGLLEIADLALSQQEKDYVGASLRRAKLGSRIRIGVMSVIALLAVLAGVLGFTARSAQKEAEQRRADAEGLMSFMLGDFVDKLRPLGRLDLLDDVSAKALGYLTQSEAHLENRGRLEHKARTLQLIGELSISRSKPDSAKKALLEAKEIFETLLVATPNDRSLLKAIGENAFWQGKISMDRSDWAEATSHMRRYLTVAERVVQLAPQDPDAQLELSYALNNQGTVAMRIANFSAATLAFSRAIEIKKKLLLQQPDSETLNIDLSNSLSWQAKASAALGTLEEARLLYIQEYTLLRKLLDRNPNNSDWRSRLASSLSNRADIEQALGYDTASQALFSESTQLWEALVRSDPTNVTWKKNLTVLLYSKLQSHPQSDGSLTILNWRSLLTRIAELKAAEPSNLTLIKLMVSTHYAMAEYYFERRDIAAARTQLEAAAQAVSGTQTKVKNDLRILSKLAQARILDAEISRLEGNYSETLSKCADAKGLLLPVRNKISDLFVLSVYVRTFACSDNLSEVTLDVEHLKRMNYRETRYEKYMSLHH; translated from the coding sequence ATGGGCACGATGGATGGGCGCGGATTCCGCTTCGGCGACTGGCAGGTGGACGTGGGCGGCAATTCGCTCAGCCACGGCGACGCCAGCGCCACGCTGGAACCGCGCGCAATGGACGTGCTGCGCTACCTGTGCCGTCATCCGGGCGCCGTGATTCCGGCCGAGGAACTGCTGCAGACCTGCTGGGGCACGGCGGAGCTGGGCGACAATCCCGTCCACAAGGCCATCGCCCAATTGCGCCGTGCGCTGGGCGATTCCAGCACCGCACCGCGCTATATCGAGACGGTGCGCAAGCGCGGCTACCGCGCCATCGCCGCGGTCGTCGAGCTCGATGACGGGGCCGGCCAGTGGCAAGGCGGCTCGCCGTTCCGCGGGCTGGAAGCGTTCCAGGAAAGTCACGCGGCGATCTTCTTTGGCCGCGTGCAGGCGACCCACCGGCTGCGCGAAACGGTGCTCCGACAGGTCGCGGACGGCTGCCCGATGGCGCTTGTGCTGGGGCCTTCCGGCTCGGGCAAGACGTCGCTGGTGCGGGCCGGCCTGCTGCCGTCGCTGGTCTCCGATCCGGTCGCCCCGTCCTGTGTGCTGCATATGGACTGCGCCGACCTGGCGGGCAGCGACCTGTTTGGCGCACTGGCCGCCGTGCTGGTGGATGCCGAATGCGATGAGCACCGGCTGTTCGAAGGCAGCAGCGCCGACGCGCTGGGCCGGCGCCTGCGGGACGAGCCGGACGCGGTCGCCGCGACCCTTGGCACCGGCGCGTCAATCCGCATCGCGATCTTTGTCGACCGGCTGGAAGCGATCTTCCGCGCACCGGCAACGACGGACGCGGACCGCGCCCGCTTCGTGGGCCTGCTGCAAATCCTGGCCCGCGCCGGCACCCTCGTCATCCTCGCCTGCCGCAACGATTTTTATCCCGCGCTGATCGCGCTGCCGGAGCTGATGGCACTGAAAAGCCGCGGGGGTCACTTCGACATCGAACCGCCCGATGGCGCCGACATCGCGCAGATGGTGCGCCAGCCCGCGCGCGCCGCGCAACTGACCTTCGAGCACGACGCCGCCACGGGCGCCAGCCTGGACGACGTGCTGTGCGACGCCGCCCGCGCCAGCCCGGACGCGCTGCCGCTGCTGCAGTACTGCCTCGACGAACTGTATCGCCAGCGGAGCGACGACGGCACTTTGCGCTTCGACGTCTTCCGAAAGCTGGGCGGCATCGAAGGCGCGCTGGGCGTGCGCGCCGAACAGATCGTCGCCGCCTTGCCGGCGGCGCAGCAGGCCGCCCTGCCCCATGTGCTGTCGCTGCTGGTGAATATCGGCGAAGAACAGAACGCCGTCACGGCACGCCGTCCCGCATGGTCCGCGCTGACGCACGAAGCGCAACGTGAGCTGGTACGCGCATTGGTCGAAGCCCGCCTGTTCGTCAGCGAGCTGACGGGGGAAGTGCCGACCTTCGGCGTCGCCCACGAAGCCCTGCTGCGGCGCTGGCCGCGCGTCGTCGAGTGGGTCGAACGCCATCGCCAGTCGCTGCAGATCCGCACACGCGTCGCCGCGCAGGCCGAACGCTGGGCCGCCGCCGGCCGCCCGCGCGACCTGCTGCTGCCGGCGGGGATGCAAACCAACCAGGCGCGCGGGCTGCTGGAGATTGCCGACCTGGCGCTGTCGCAGCAGGAGAAGGATTACGTTGGCGCCTCGCTGCGGCGGGCGAAGCTGGGTTCACGTATCCGCATCGGCGTGATGTCCGTGATTGCGCTGCTGGCCGTGCTGGCCGGAGTGCTGGGCTTTACGGCGCGCTCGGCGCAGAAGGAAGCGGAGCAGCGGCGGGCGGATGCCGAGGGGTTGATGAGTTTTATGTTGGGGGATTTTGTCGATAAGCTGCGGCCGTTGGGGCGGTTGGATTTGCTGGATGACGTCAGTGCCAAGGCGCTGGGATATCTAACGCAATCTGAAGCGCATTTAGAAAATCGCGGTCGATTGGAACACAAGGCGAGAACGCTACAGTTAATTGGGGAACTCAGTATTTCTCGAAGCAAACCTGACAGTGCAAAAAAAGCGCTTCTGGAAGCGAAAGAGATTTTTGAAACGCTATTAGTGGCAACTCCGAACGACCGAAGCTTACTGAAGGCAATAGGAGAAAACGCCTTTTGGCAAGGCAAAATTAGTATGGACAGATCAGATTGGGCGGAGGCAACCTCTCATATGCGCCGATATCTCACTGTCGCAGAGAGAGTTGTGCAGTTAGCGCCTCAGGACCCCGATGCACAGCTAGAGCTTTCCTACGCGCTCAATAATCAGGGCACGGTGGCAATGCGGATCGCAAACTTTTCTGCAGCAACTTTGGCTTTCTCTAGGGCTATTGAGATAAAGAAAAAACTTCTTTTACAGCAACCTGATAGCGAAACGCTCAATATCGATTTATCGAACAGTCTATCTTGGCAAGCGAAGGCTAGTGCGGCGCTGGGTACCTTAGAAGAAGCTCGTCTGTTGTACATACAAGAGTACACCCTGCTACGTAAACTGTTGGATAGAAACCCGAACAACTCAGATTGGCGATCACGTTTAGCATCTTCGCTGTCGAACCGGGCAGACATCGAACAAGCGTTAGGATACGACACGGCAAGTCAGGCCCTTTTCAGTGAAAGTACACAGTTGTGGGAAGCGCTCGTTAGGAGTGACCCAACAAACGTGACGTGGAAAAAAAACCTAACAGTACTCCTTTACAGCAAGCTACAAAGCCACCCACAATCTGACGGCTCTTTGACAATATTAAATTGGCGATCACTACTTACTCGGATCGCTGAACTGAAGGCTGCTGAACCATCGAATCTGACGCTAATAAAACTTATGGTCAGCACACATTATGCCATGGCAGAGTATTATTTTGAGAGGCGGGACATTGCAGCAGCGAGAACCCAATTAGAAGCAGCGGCACAGGCCGTTTCTGGAACGCAAACGAAGGTGAAAAATGATCTTCGAATACTATCCAAACTTGCCCAAGCTCGGATATTGGATGCGGAGATCAGCCGCCTTGAGGGAAATTATTCTGAAACTTTGAGCAAGTGCGCTGATGCGAAGGGACTTCTCCTTCCTGTCCGGAACAAGATTTCTGATCTCTTTGTCCTGTCAGTGTACGTTAGAACATTCGCCTGCTCAGATAATCTGTCAGAGGTGACATTGGATGTTGAACACCTGAAAAGAATGAACTATCGCGAAACCCGCTACGAGAAGTACATGTCGCTTCACCATTAA
- a CDS encoding HlyD family secretion protein produces the protein MQSLFRQQAVDNKYVRFHGPIVLVHHWSNTALVLFLATIIVVSASFACLFGFTRKESVSGIVIPDKSLLSITAPKAGSLSGVLVREGQTVREGDALYVISSERTTAQGQTQATINDSVHRQIGRLQDELSRHERQAGAQLRESKEQIKSLHASLEHLDAELAAQRQKVQLLRDLSERMTDLAKEGSISRNTAALRAADLLEQQSRLASLEAQRLALLRDLSTARVRSEELPLQAERETSQLKRDILGKEQQASEGEARREVIVRALQSGRVAGLVARTGQPVVAGQFLSNIIPRAVCWKRSCMSQLARPALSAQGPTCCCATTLSPIKSSASSRA, from the coding sequence TTGCAGTCTTTGTTTCGCCAACAGGCAGTCGATAACAAATATGTCCGTTTCCATGGCCCGATCGTGCTCGTGCATCACTGGTCCAATACGGCATTGGTACTTTTCCTGGCAACGATAATAGTCGTTAGTGCCTCTTTCGCATGCCTTTTCGGATTTACACGCAAGGAATCCGTTAGCGGCATCGTAATACCCGACAAGAGCCTGCTAAGCATCACCGCGCCGAAGGCAGGTTCCCTGTCGGGAGTTCTCGTCCGCGAAGGCCAGACAGTACGCGAAGGCGATGCACTCTACGTCATATCCAGCGAGCGCACGACAGCGCAAGGGCAGACACAAGCAACAATCAACGACTCAGTGCACCGCCAGATCGGCCGCCTGCAAGACGAACTTTCACGACACGAACGACAAGCTGGGGCGCAACTGCGCGAGTCCAAAGAACAGATCAAGAGCTTGCATGCGAGCCTCGAGCACCTTGATGCCGAACTGGCGGCACAGCGGCAGAAAGTACAACTGCTGCGTGACCTATCCGAGCGCATGACGGATTTGGCAAAAGAAGGCTCGATCTCTCGTAACACCGCTGCACTGCGCGCCGCTGATCTGCTCGAACAGCAGAGTCGCCTAGCCTCCCTGGAGGCACAGCGTCTTGCGCTGTTGCGCGACCTGTCGACCGCCCGTGTCCGCAGTGAAGAATTGCCCCTGCAGGCCGAACGCGAGACTTCGCAGTTGAAGCGCGACATCCTCGGAAAGGAGCAGCAAGCCTCCGAAGGCGAAGCGAGGCGAGAGGTTATCGTCCGCGCCCTGCAGTCCGGCCGTGTCGCCGGGCTTGTCGCGCGAACTGGTCAGCCGGTTGTAGCGGGCCAGTTCTTGTCGAACATCATCCCGAGGGCAGTGTGTTGGAAGCGGAGCTGTATGTCCCAACTCGCGCGGCCGGCTTTGTCCGCCCAGGGACCGACGTGCTGTTGCGCTACGACGCTTTCCCCTATCAAAAGTTCGGCCAGTTCAAGGGCGTAG
- a CDS encoding secretion protein HlyD: MLLRYDAFPYQKFGQFKGVVREVALAAVLTSELRGLGGEAQAISNKSEPVYLMRVRLERQSVATSSGELPIKPGMQLSASLIMEHRTLAAWAFGSLPALAK; the protein is encoded by the coding sequence GTGCTGTTGCGCTACGACGCTTTCCCCTATCAAAAGTTCGGCCAGTTCAAGGGCGTAGTTCGGGAAGTGGCGTTGGCCGCGGTACTTACTAGCGAGCTGCGCGGGTTAGGGGGTGAGGCACAGGCCATATCCAACAAGTCGGAACCCGTGTATCTGATGCGGGTGCGGTTGGAACGACAGTCCGTCGCGACCTCGTCGGGCGAGCTTCCGATCAAGCCGGGCATGCAGCTGTCGGCCTCGCTGATCATGGAACATCGTACCCTTGCGGCCTGGGCATTCGGTTCGCTGCCCGCATTAGCAAAATAA